A portion of the Stigmatella aurantiaca DW4/3-1 genome contains these proteins:
- a CDS encoding serine/threonine-protein kinase has translation MKAVSFPSLEAEVSFLRGLTAVHRMADDILEDCFERGLDLDTALDVFLTQCARMVHAVAGFVLVRGTRGPVLTRVLGTQGADVFEVAKETGPLRQPEGRMLFCTQLTLGKLNLGAMGLVVEGRFEDGGQLVMGLVEAIGEQLDSAMLGFLALMDGESVLERLDSLAVDDDATPVPQGRIGRYEVVTPLGTGGMAQVLVARARGPEGLGRLVALKRILPHLSADPSIVGQFLDEARIGLRLAHPNLVTVYDIGEAQGAYYIAMELVRGIDLDRLLRAVEAPLPPAVAVAVVVQGLRGLYAAHTLRGEDGVPLSLVHRDLSPHNLMVGFDGRVKVLDFGVAKARSQRTVTLPGIVKGKPLYMSPEQARGARLDARSDLFAMGLILYQALTGERAFDRGEELASMYAICDEALARPEIIPLPLWEVMAVALAKRPEKRFRSAQEMADRLASVVAPMHEEALSRLVSGRFPDRVRELDRLDRPSAGQTRPARTRALATVKTPR, from the coding sequence CCGCCTTGGACGTGTTCCTCACCCAGTGCGCCCGGATGGTGCACGCGGTGGCGGGCTTCGTGCTGGTGCGGGGCACGCGGGGCCCGGTGCTGACCCGGGTGCTGGGCACGCAGGGCGCGGACGTCTTCGAGGTGGCGAAGGAGACGGGCCCGCTCCGGCAGCCGGAAGGGCGGATGCTCTTCTGCACGCAGCTGACGCTCGGCAAGCTGAACCTGGGCGCGATGGGGCTCGTGGTGGAGGGGCGCTTCGAGGATGGTGGCCAGCTGGTGATGGGGCTGGTGGAAGCCATTGGGGAGCAGCTCGACTCGGCCATGCTGGGCTTCCTGGCGCTGATGGATGGGGAGAGTGTGCTGGAGCGCCTGGACTCCCTGGCGGTGGACGATGACGCCACGCCGGTGCCGCAGGGCCGCATCGGCCGCTACGAGGTGGTGACGCCGCTGGGCACGGGCGGCATGGCGCAGGTGCTGGTGGCCCGCGCCCGGGGGCCCGAGGGGCTGGGGCGCCTGGTGGCCCTCAAGCGCATCCTCCCGCACTTGTCCGCGGATCCCTCCATCGTGGGGCAGTTCCTGGATGAGGCCCGCATCGGCCTGCGCTTGGCACACCCCAACCTCGTCACCGTCTATGACATCGGCGAGGCGCAGGGGGCGTACTACATCGCGATGGAGCTGGTGCGCGGGATTGACCTGGACCGGCTGCTCCGGGCCGTGGAGGCCCCCTTGCCGCCGGCCGTGGCCGTGGCCGTGGTGGTGCAAGGGCTTCGCGGGCTGTACGCGGCGCACACCCTCCGGGGCGAGGACGGGGTGCCATTGAGCCTGGTGCACAGGGACCTGTCGCCCCACAACTTGATGGTGGGCTTCGACGGGCGCGTGAAGGTGCTCGACTTCGGCGTGGCCAAGGCCCGCTCCCAGCGCACGGTGACGTTGCCGGGCATCGTCAAGGGCAAGCCGCTTTACATGTCCCCGGAGCAGGCACGCGGCGCGCGGCTGGACGCGCGCAGTGACTTGTTCGCCATGGGCCTCATCCTCTACCAGGCCCTCACGGGCGAGCGCGCCTTCGACCGGGGCGAGGAGCTGGCCAGCATGTACGCCATCTGCGACGAAGCGCTGGCGCGGCCGGAAATCATCCCCCTGCCCCTCTGGGAAGTGATGGCGGTGGCGTTGGCCAAGCGCCCGGAGAAGCGCTTTCGTTCGGCTCAGGAGATGGCGGACCGGCTGGCCTCGGTGGTGGCTCCCATGCACGAGGAGGCGCTGTCCCGGCTCGTCTCGGGCCGCTTTCCGGACCGGGTGCGTGAGCTGGACCGGCTGGACCGCCCCTCCGCGGGCCAGACCCGGCCCGCGCGGACGCGCGCGCTCGCGACGGTGAAGACCCCGCGTTGA
- a CDS encoding MFS transporter translates to MSPEPLPDTPAPVTAESAAKQYKIWQVIAASAAGTMIEWYDFYIFGSLAPIISGLFFPKDNPTAGYLLTLATFATGFAVRPFGALFFGRIGDLVGRKYAFLVTLLLMGGATTVIGVLPTYTQIGIVAPLLLVVIRLLQGLALGGEYGGAAVYVAEHSPDERRGFYTSFIQITATLGLFVSLAVVLSVRLFLGEEEFKAWGWRIPFLLSALLVGMSLYIRLRLKESPIFTKLKKEGKTSSAPIKDSFGNKRNWKVILLALFGATAGQGVIWYTGQFYALFFLQNTLKVSFVHANIIVAVALALAMPLFVFFGSLSDRIGRKKVMMAGNLLAALSYYPIYMGMKAFSEPYNPIALTGLVFIQVVFVTLVYGPIAAYLVEAFPAKIRYTSLSLPYHVGNGVFGGLLPFIASAVTVATGNIYAGLLYPIAVASITFVVGSLYLKETKDVRIWEELEASRKPEA, encoded by the coding sequence ATGAGCCCAGAACCCTTGCCGGACACCCCGGCACCCGTGACCGCCGAGTCGGCGGCCAAGCAGTACAAGATCTGGCAGGTCATCGCCGCCTCGGCCGCGGGAACGATGATCGAGTGGTACGACTTCTACATCTTCGGCAGCTTGGCCCCCATCATCTCGGGCCTCTTCTTCCCCAAGGACAACCCCACGGCGGGTTACCTGCTGACGTTGGCCACGTTCGCCACCGGGTTCGCGGTGCGTCCCTTCGGCGCGCTCTTTTTCGGGCGCATCGGCGACTTGGTGGGACGCAAGTACGCCTTCCTGGTGACGCTGCTGCTCATGGGAGGGGCCACCACCGTCATCGGCGTGCTGCCCACGTACACCCAGATTGGCATCGTGGCGCCCCTGCTGCTGGTGGTGATCCGGTTGCTCCAGGGGCTGGCCCTGGGCGGTGAATACGGTGGCGCGGCGGTGTACGTGGCCGAGCACTCACCCGATGAGCGGCGCGGCTTCTACACCTCGTTCATCCAGATTACCGCCACGCTGGGGCTCTTCGTCTCGCTGGCGGTCGTTCTCAGCGTGCGGCTGTTTCTGGGAGAGGAAGAGTTCAAGGCGTGGGGTTGGCGAATTCCCTTCCTGTTGTCCGCGCTGTTGGTGGGCATGTCGCTCTACATCCGGCTGCGGCTGAAGGAATCGCCCATCTTCACGAAGCTCAAGAAGGAGGGAAAGACGTCGAGCGCTCCCATCAAGGACAGCTTCGGCAACAAGCGCAACTGGAAGGTCATCCTGCTGGCGCTGTTCGGTGCCACGGCGGGGCAGGGCGTCATCTGGTACACCGGCCAGTTCTACGCGCTGTTCTTCCTGCAGAACACGCTCAAGGTGTCCTTCGTTCACGCCAACATCATCGTCGCGGTGGCCCTGGCGCTGGCCATGCCGCTGTTCGTCTTCTTCGGGTCCCTGTCGGACCGCATCGGCCGCAAGAAGGTGATGATGGCGGGCAACCTGCTGGCGGCGCTGAGCTACTACCCCATCTACATGGGCATGAAAGCGTTCAGCGAGCCCTACAACCCCATCGCGCTCACCGGCCTTGTCTTCATCCAGGTGGTGTTCGTCACGCTCGTGTACGGCCCCATCGCGGCCTATCTGGTCGAAGCCTTCCCCGCGAAGATCCGCTACACCTCGTTGTCACTGCCCTACCACGTGGGCAACGGCGTCTTCGGTGGGTTGCTCCCCTTCATCGCCTCGGCGGTGACGGTGGCCACCGGCAACATCTACGCCGGGTTGCTGTACCCCATCGCCGTGGCGTCCATCACCTTCGTCGTGGGCAGCCTCTACCTCAAGGAGACGAAAGACGTCCGCATCTGGGAGGAGCTGGAGGCTTCTCGCAAGCCCGAGGCGTAA